The Stratiformator vulcanicus genome has a segment encoding these proteins:
- the rph gene encoding ribonuclease PH — protein MRHDGRRADELRPITIQRPFDSAAPGSVLISAGQTTVLCTASIEESVPPWKKGKEPISGWVTAEYSMLPGSTAPRKARRADGRSTEIQRLIGRSLRSVVDFEALGERTIVIDCDVLRADGGTRTLSITGGFVALCAAIATLPDPLVDRPILKGSIAAISVGVVDGKPVLDLDYHEDSTADVDLNVVMTGVGTYVEVQGTAEGQAFPRGVLEAQLDLAEGGIVALTELQRHELGGSFPGA, from the coding sequence ATGCGACACGACGGACGAAGAGCGGACGAGTTGCGGCCCATCACGATTCAACGGCCGTTCGACTCGGCTGCGCCGGGCAGCGTGCTGATTTCGGCGGGACAGACGACCGTCCTGTGTACCGCCAGTATCGAAGAATCGGTCCCGCCTTGGAAAAAAGGCAAGGAACCGATTTCCGGATGGGTGACCGCGGAATATTCGATGCTTCCCGGCAGTACTGCCCCGCGTAAGGCTCGCCGTGCGGATGGACGATCGACCGAAATTCAACGGCTGATCGGTCGCAGCCTGCGTTCGGTCGTCGATTTCGAGGCACTCGGCGAACGGACGATCGTCATCGATTGCGACGTGCTTCGAGCTGACGGCGGGACGCGGACGCTCAGTATCACGGGCGGATTTGTGGCCCTGTGTGCGGCTATCGCGACGTTGCCCGATCCCCTTGTCGACCGGCCGATTCTCAAGGGCAGCATCGCGGCGATCAGTGTCGGCGTGGTCGACGGCAAGCCGGTCCTCGATCTCGATTATCACGAAGACAGCACCGCAGACGTCGATCTCAACGTCGTGATGACCGGGGTCGGCACCTACGTCGAAGTGCAGGGGACCGCTGAAGGGCAGGCATTTCCCCGCGGAGTGCTCGAAGCTCAACTGGATCTCGCCGAGGGCGGCATCGTGGCCCTGACCGAACTGCAGCGGCATGAATTAGGCGGATCATTCCCCGGCGCCTGA
- a CDS encoding peptidylprolyl isomerase: MNVMSRRALLLGVGCLFAIGCAGELSSEGPRPPLAEPTLTEPASGETFQALFKTTQGEFVIKVHRDWSPNGAERFHELVKSGFFDDQRFFRVVPGFMVQWGIPGDPDVAAKWADKTIRDDRVKQSNKRGFVTFAKSGAPNSRSTQIFINFGNNSRLDGDGFSPFGEVVRGMDVVDSLYSGYGENPRNMNVQGNLREFGNQWLDIQFPELDHIESARIITENGEPAESPGA, from the coding sequence ATGAACGTTATGTCGCGACGCGCTCTGCTGCTCGGTGTCGGTTGCCTGTTTGCCATCGGTTGTGCCGGCGAATTGAGTTCCGAGGGGCCGCGCCCGCCGCTCGCAGAGCCCACGCTGACTGAACCCGCGTCCGGCGAGACCTTTCAGGCTCTCTTCAAGACCACTCAAGGGGAGTTCGTGATCAAGGTGCATCGCGATTGGTCGCCCAATGGTGCCGAGCGGTTTCACGAACTCGTCAAGAGCGGCTTCTTCGACGACCAGCGGTTTTTTCGCGTCGTTCCCGGGTTCATGGTCCAATGGGGCATCCCGGGGGATCCCGACGTCGCGGCAAAGTGGGCTGACAAAACGATCCGCGATGACCGCGTCAAACAGTCGAACAAACGCGGCTTCGTCACGTTTGCCAAGTCGGGAGCCCCGAACTCACGGTCGACGCAAATTTTCATCAATTTCGGAAATAACTCTCGGCTCGACGGGGACGGATTCTCACCGTTCGGTGAGGTCGTCCGGGGGATGGACGTCGTCGATTCCCTCTACTCCGGATACGGTGAAAACCCGCGCAATATGAACGTGCAAGGCAATTTGCGGGAATTCGGAAACCAATGGCTCGACATCCAGTTTCCGGAACTCGATCACATTGAATCGGCCCGAATCATTACCGAGAACGGCGAGCCGGCCGAATCGCCGGGGGCCTAA
- a CDS encoding thiamine phosphate synthase, translated as MKRIHFTSAAQRIFDAASSYTILRRGSVVEPSDLLAALFSDESAGAALLGEIGFPPPSTQTVTTVEARTAADTLPIPEPSETTDRIRDRAIALARRFGGREVSSEHLAVALLEIESPIRDTANSARLDPDTVRDRLDESIAMGEVVEVDFQLDVDGPHSPESPTDDSISLRRESRRTESVDLFDPAVARIIDATANRCREGLRVVEDFARFVRDDPSATQSLKSLRHGFAEAMNLIPTEWLLSSRNTGGDVGTSITTEAERSRSSPEHVAAASLKRVQESLRSLEEYGKLIDPRFAESIERLRYRAYETEQQLIVPTTPGGELSAAHLMLLLPAMLPGRDLTQVAMQAIAGGVDVIQLRDKNANDHVLLEAGRIFRELTRNHGIRLIMNDRPDVAVAIEADGVHLGQDDLPIKTARRIIGPDRIVGTSTHSIEQIQQAVRDGADYVGVGPTFASTTKHFAEFTGVELLRAAGEVASIPMFAIGGIDAGNVSEVAAAGFGRVAVSGAILNADDPRQAAMNIRAALDMIE; from the coding sequence TTGAAGCGAATTCATTTTACCAGTGCGGCCCAGCGTATTTTCGATGCCGCATCGTCCTACACGATCCTCAGGCGGGGCTCCGTCGTGGAGCCGTCCGACCTGTTGGCCGCGCTTTTTTCCGACGAATCGGCCGGGGCGGCGCTTCTCGGCGAGATCGGTTTTCCTCCACCATCAACGCAAACGGTCACGACGGTCGAAGCCAGGACCGCGGCCGACACGCTCCCGATCCCCGAGCCGTCGGAGACGACCGATCGCATCAGAGACCGCGCGATCGCTCTGGCCCGTCGATTCGGCGGGCGAGAGGTCAGCAGCGAACACCTCGCCGTCGCCCTGCTCGAAATCGAGTCTCCGATTCGCGATACGGCGAACTCGGCAAGGCTCGACCCAGACACGGTCCGCGATCGGCTGGACGAATCGATCGCGATGGGAGAAGTCGTCGAGGTCGATTTTCAGTTGGACGTTGATGGCCCGCACTCGCCGGAAAGCCCGACCGACGATTCGATCTCCCTGCGCCGCGAATCTCGACGTACTGAGTCGGTTGATCTGTTCGATCCCGCCGTCGCGCGGATCATCGACGCGACGGCGAATCGCTGCCGTGAGGGACTCCGCGTGGTTGAGGACTTCGCAAGATTTGTCCGCGACGATCCGTCGGCCACCCAATCACTCAAGTCACTACGTCACGGTTTCGCCGAGGCAATGAACCTCATTCCGACCGAATGGTTGCTGTCATCGCGAAACACCGGCGGAGATGTCGGGACATCCATCACGACCGAGGCGGAACGATCACGGTCGTCGCCAGAGCATGTGGCGGCGGCAAGTTTAAAGCGGGTGCAGGAGTCGCTGCGCAGTCTGGAAGAATACGGCAAACTCATCGATCCCCGGTTTGCGGAGTCGATCGAGCGACTGCGCTATCGCGCGTATGAAACCGAGCAGCAATTGATCGTGCCGACCACTCCGGGCGGGGAGCTGTCCGCGGCACACCTCATGCTCTTACTGCCCGCCATGTTGCCGGGTCGAGACCTTACTCAAGTTGCTATGCAGGCAATCGCGGGCGGGGTCGACGTGATTCAGTTGCGTGACAAAAATGCGAATGATCATGTGCTGCTTGAAGCGGGTCGGATCTTCCGCGAATTAACCCGGAACCACGGGATCCGATTGATTATGAATGATCGACCCGATGTTGCGGTCGCCATCGAAGCAGACGGCGTTCATCTCGGGCAGGACGACCTGCCGATCAAAACGGCTCGTAGAATTATCGGACCGGACCGAATAGTCGGCACATCGACGCATTCGATCGAGCAAATTCAACAGGCTGTTCGCGACGGTGCCGACTACGTCGGCGTCGGGCCGACATTCGCCTCGACGACGAAGCACTTTGCGGAGTTTACCGGTGTGGAGTTGCTCCGGGCAGCCGGAGAAGTCGCATCCATACCGATGTTCGCAATCGGCGGGATCGATGCCGGCAACGTTTCTGAGGTTGCCGCTGCGGGCTTCGGACGCGTTGCCGTCAGCGGCGCGATCTTAAACGCCGATGACCCTCGGCAAGCGGCGATGAACATCAGGGCGGCGCTTGACATGATCGAATAA
- a CDS encoding potassium channel family protein, translating to MDGRLSSSSSKILLGTLLFALFCAIAVYVYVTAGWSVLDALYMVAITISTVGYGEPVDTSAQPYVRAFTTLFALVSTIATVYVIGGLVQMVAEGEFNRAMGARRMTTGIGKLSGHAIICGYGRVGQILARDLRQFGIPFVIVDLNAERLHDAEAGGDLVVIGNASEEETLQAAGIERARYLATVLPDDAANVFITLTARDLKSDIFVIARAEDPSTEKKLKRSGADRIVLPAQIGATRIASLIAHPSAESILSDDQSVDEFNNMLGTIGLSMAEIPIPLESEFAGRPLAEVEIAGGIGFLIVALHRKSDGAIIRQPEGKTILEAGDSLMVLGYNAALPKLSRRAQSDHRIRYRGAAMDNN from the coding sequence TTGGACGGCAGACTCAGCAGTTCATCGAGCAAGATTCTGCTCGGTACTCTCCTCTTCGCGCTTTTTTGCGCGATCGCGGTGTACGTGTACGTCACGGCCGGTTGGTCGGTCCTTGATGCGCTCTACATGGTCGCGATCACGATTTCGACCGTCGGCTACGGCGAACCGGTCGATACATCCGCACAGCCGTACGTCCGGGCGTTCACGACTTTGTTCGCCCTTGTGAGCACCATCGCAACGGTCTACGTGATCGGCGGCCTGGTGCAGATGGTGGCCGAGGGCGAATTCAACCGGGCAATGGGGGCCAGACGAATGACGACGGGAATCGGAAAGCTGAGCGGACATGCGATCATTTGCGGGTACGGTCGCGTCGGCCAGATCCTCGCCCGCGACCTGAGACAATTCGGAATTCCGTTCGTGATCGTCGATCTCAACGCCGAGCGGCTGCACGACGCCGAAGCCGGGGGCGATCTCGTGGTGATCGGGAATGCGAGTGAAGAGGAAACGTTGCAGGCGGCCGGCATCGAGCGGGCCCGATATCTCGCGACGGTCCTGCCCGACGATGCCGCGAATGTCTTTATCACGCTGACCGCCCGCGATTTGAAGTCAGACATTTTCGTGATCGCTCGGGCCGAAGACCCTTCGACCGAAAAGAAACTCAAACGCTCCGGGGCCGATCGCATCGTTTTGCCCGCGCAAATCGGGGCGACGCGAATCGCGAGTCTGATCGCCCATCCGAGCGCCGAGAGTATCCTTTCGGACGACCAGAGCGTCGACGAGTTCAACAACATGCTCGGTACGATCGGACTGTCGATGGCCGAAATTCCGATTCCGCTCGAATCGGAATTTGCGGGTCGCCCTTTGGCCGAGGTCGAAATCGCCGGCGGCATCGGCTTTCTGATCGTCGCACTGCATCGCAAGTCAGACGGAGCCATCATCCGCCAGCCCGAAGGCAAGACCATCCTCGAAGCGGGCGACAGCCTGATGGTGCTCGGTTACAATGCCGCGCTGCCGAAGCTCAGTCGGCGAGCACAAAGTGACCATCGCATCCGTTACCGCGGCGCTGCGATGGATAATAATTGA
- a CDS encoding GNAT family N-acetyltransferase: MSSHSSRQDAIEFDVRQATAADIASIHAFLRPFVAGGRLLERTMEELDQLVGTGFVAETEDRIVGFAALEVYSRKLAEIRSLAVSAELRGLGVGKRLVAHCVDLARDRQILEVMAITSSEEFFRGCGFDFTLPGEKKAVFHQTRGHSEVPESSSAVDPDEGRD, from the coding sequence ATGAGCAGTCATTCTTCCCGCCAAGACGCGATCGAATTCGATGTCCGCCAAGCAACCGCGGCGGATATCGCCTCGATTCACGCATTTCTCCGGCCCTTCGTGGCCGGGGGGCGTCTGCTGGAACGGACGATGGAAGAACTTGATCAGCTTGTGGGAACCGGTTTTGTCGCCGAGACGGAAGATCGCATCGTCGGGTTCGCTGCACTCGAAGTCTACTCTCGGAAACTGGCCGAAATCCGCAGCCTTGCCGTCAGCGCTGAGTTACGCGGCCTCGGCGTTGGAAAGCGACTCGTCGCTCACTGCGTCGACCTGGCCCGAGACCGGCAAATTCTTGAAGTCATGGCGATCACCTCGTCGGAAGAGTTCTTCCGCGGCTGCGGGTTCGATTTCACCCTGCCGGGTGAGAAAAAGGCCGTGTTCCACCAAACACGCGGTCACAGCGAAGTGCCCGAATCCTCCTCCGCCGTCGATCCGGACGAAGGCCGGGATTGA